In Tolypothrix sp. NIES-4075, the following proteins share a genomic window:
- a CDS encoding CopG family ribbon-helix-helix protein encodes MKTAISIPDTIFEAAENFAKRMGLSRSELYAVALQEYLKAHRSDRITEQLDAVYAHEDSSLDPFLVELQTHTLSEKTW; translated from the coding sequence ATGAAAACAGCTATTTCAATCCCAGATACTATTTTTGAAGCTGCGGAAAACTTTGCAAAACGAATGGGGCTATCTCGAAGCGAACTGTATGCTGTAGCGCTCCAAGAATACTTAAAAGCTCATCGTAGCGATCGCATTACAGAGCAGTTGGATGCTGTATACGCTCATGAAGATAGTAGTCTTGACCCATTTTTGGTTGAACTACAAACCCACACATTGTCAGAGAAAACCTGGTAA
- a CDS encoding YbjQ family protein, protein MILTTTDVIQGSVIQSYLGIVTAEVVYGSNFLRDFFASIRDIVGGRTGSYERLFEQGQRKALQELEQRASRLGADAVVGIEFDTGTINVDQSGVLLLITATGTAIKLRN, encoded by the coding sequence ATGATTTTAACCACGACCGATGTAATTCAGGGGTCTGTCATTCAGTCATATTTAGGTATTGTGACGGCAGAAGTCGTCTACGGCAGCAATTTCCTACGGGATTTTTTCGCTAGCATTCGGGATATTGTTGGTGGACGCACTGGCAGCTATGAGCGCTTATTTGAGCAAGGTCAACGTAAGGCACTACAAGAGTTAGAACAGCGGGCATCGCGTTTAGGGGCAGATGCTGTTGTCGGAATTGAATTTGATACTGGCACAATTAATGTTGACCAGTCAGGGGTTTTGTTGCTGATTACCGCGACAGGCACCGCTATCAAGCTGCGTAATTGA
- the gmd gene encoding GDP-mannose 4,6-dehydratase, translated as MTQQKRALITGITGQDGSYLSEFLLLQGYEVHGIIRRTSTFNTDRIDHIYEDPHKQGVRLFLHYGDLTDGTTLRRILEEVQPIEIYNLGAQSHVRVSFDSPEYTVDAVGMGTLRLLEAIRDYQHRTGIQVRFYQAGSSEMYGLVQAVPQSETTPFYPRSPYACAKVYAHWQTVNYRESYGMFACNGILFNHESPRRGETFVTRKITMAVAKIFAGKQKKLYMGNLDSKRDWGYAKDYVKAMWLMLQQSEPDDYVVATNETHTVREFLDLAFGYVNLDWQDYVEFDQRYLRPSEVDLLIGDSTKARQKLGWEPSVTFNQLVSLMMEADLQALGCTSPNGHGSQMPHDIATIRQELGVLHF; from the coding sequence ATGACCCAACAAAAGCGAGCGTTAATTACTGGTATTACTGGTCAAGATGGTTCATATCTGAGTGAGTTTTTGCTTCTTCAAGGTTATGAAGTTCATGGTATTATCCGCCGGACTTCTACTTTCAACACAGACCGTATCGATCACATTTATGAAGATCCTCATAAACAAGGAGTGCGGTTATTTCTTCACTACGGAGACCTGACAGACGGTACCACACTGCGCCGCATTTTAGAAGAAGTCCAGCCGATAGAAATTTACAACCTGGGCGCTCAATCTCATGTACGGGTAAGTTTTGATTCACCGGAATACACCGTGGATGCAGTCGGAATGGGAACTCTGCGTTTGTTGGAAGCGATTCGTGACTATCAACATCGCACCGGGATTCAAGTGCGATTCTACCAAGCAGGTTCTTCGGAAATGTATGGTTTAGTACAAGCTGTACCACAAAGCGAAACAACACCGTTTTACCCCCGCAGTCCCTATGCTTGCGCTAAGGTTTACGCTCACTGGCAAACGGTGAATTACCGCGAATCTTACGGTATGTTTGCTTGTAATGGCATTCTGTTTAACCATGAATCGCCCAGACGCGGTGAAACATTTGTCACGCGCAAGATTACAATGGCAGTCGCCAAGATTTTTGCAGGTAAGCAGAAAAAACTGTACATGGGCAATCTTGATTCCAAACGGGATTGGGGCTACGCCAAAGATTACGTAAAGGCAATGTGGCTCATGTTACAACAATCCGAGCCAGACGATTATGTGGTTGCTACTAATGAAACCCATACAGTACGGGAATTTTTGGATTTAGCGTTTGGTTATGTGAATCTCGATTGGCAAGATTATGTTGAGTTCGACCAACGTTATCTGCGCCCATCTGAAGTAGACTTGTTAATTGGCGACTCTACCAAGGCGCGGCAAAAGTTAGGCTGGGAACCATCGGTAACATTTAATCAGTTAGTATCGCTGATGATGGAAGCAGATTTGCAAGCGCTCGGTTGCACTTCACCGAATGGACATGGTTCGCAAATGCCTCATGATATTGCTACTATTCGTCAAGAACTGGGTGTTCTCCACTTCTGA
- a CDS encoding tetratricopeptide repeat protein produces the protein MYKQTSFLLSVLLLGSFAATIPSVAQAQVTVAQAKSAELKQLLEDGRRLVNSGDYNGAISVYQQAVAIEPKNAKIHSGMGYLYAIQGNFPAALAAYRRALGIDPNNGDFFYAVGYIKGNLGDTAGAKDAYRKAIQLNRNNINAYLGLGVTQSRLGDYEAAMWAYDQAINIDKNNAQTYELMGSMFKQRRKAKEASNVLNKARDLYQRRNDSDGVARVEALLRDLGG, from the coding sequence GTGTACAAGCAGACATCATTTCTACTAAGTGTTCTTTTATTAGGTAGTTTTGCAGCTACAATCCCCTCGGTGGCTCAGGCTCAGGTAACAGTAGCGCAAGCTAAAAGCGCAGAGTTAAAACAATTGCTAGAAGATGGGCGGCGGTTGGTGAATTCTGGAGACTATAACGGTGCGATTTCTGTTTATCAACAAGCAGTAGCGATCGAGCCAAAAAATGCCAAAATTCATTCTGGCATGGGCTACTTATATGCTATACAAGGAAATTTCCCAGCAGCATTAGCGGCTTACCGTCGCGCTCTTGGTATTGATCCTAACAATGGCGATTTTTTCTATGCTGTAGGTTATATCAAAGGAAATTTGGGAGATACTGCTGGGGCAAAAGACGCTTATCGTAAAGCGATACAGCTCAACCGCAACAATATTAATGCTTACTTGGGATTAGGTGTGACACAATCCCGTCTGGGAGATTATGAAGCAGCTATGTGGGCTTACGACCAAGCGATCAATATTGATAAGAATAATGCCCAAACTTATGAGTTAATGGGTTCAATGTTCAAGCAACGGCGAAAAGCCAAAGAAGCGAGTAATGTGCTCAATAAAGCGCGTGACTTGTACCAACGTCGCAATGACTCAGATGGCGTAGCAAGGGTAGAAGCTTTGCTGCGAGATTTGGGAGGCTGA
- a CDS encoding addiction module protein, translating into MRSIEQLTEEILSLPSASRALLAEKIVESLEFDTDPTIQAAWIDEAQKRRNEVRSKDVQPIPGEEALAQVRRLLGQ; encoded by the coding sequence ATGCGATCAATTGAGCAACTGACAGAAGAAATTTTATCTTTGCCTAGTGCATCGAGAGCGCTTTTGGCAGAAAAGATAGTGGAAAGCCTGGAATTCGATACAGACCCAACAATTCAAGCAGCTTGGATTGATGAGGCACAGAAACGACGGAATGAGGTTCGTAGTAAAGATGTCCAACCGATTCCAGGAGAAGAAGCTTTGGCTCAAGTGAGGCGACTACTTGGGCAATGA
- a CDS encoding glycosyltransferase, which yields MPLKYALVHEWLTPKATGGSELVVREILNHIDADLYALIDFESTNPESYLYKRRIGTTFVQHFPFARNGVQKYLPFLPLAIEQLDLREYDIILSSSHAVAKGILTTPDQLHICYCHSPMRYAWDLTFDYLKASKLGNGLPGWATRYLLHRLRFWDVLTANRVDYFIANSQHTARRIWRCYRREAKVIYPPVNIEGLPFFSQKEDFYLIVSRLVSYKQVSLIVKAFNQLQRPLVVIGTGPEMKKIQEIADSHIQILGWQPDDVVKRYMASAKAFVYAACEDFGIALVEAQASGTPVIAYGAGGALETVRDIRVCKVGTGTGIFFKNQTQTDLVEAVETFEAYEGKFNPEYARSHAAQFSPQIFAERYLDFLNTCNEKRPFLE from the coding sequence GTGCCCTTAAAATATGCTTTAGTTCATGAATGGCTTACACCCAAAGCCACAGGCGGTTCAGAACTCGTTGTCCGGGAGATTCTGAACCACATTGATGCTGACTTGTATGCCCTCATCGACTTTGAATCTACTAATCCTGAAAGTTATTTATACAAGCGTCGAATTGGCACAACGTTTGTTCAGCACTTTCCCTTCGCCCGCAATGGTGTTCAAAAATACTTGCCATTTTTGCCGCTGGCGATCGAACAACTAGATTTACGGGAGTATGACATAATTTTGTCTTCATCCCACGCCGTTGCTAAAGGCATCCTCACCACTCCCGATCAGTTGCATATTTGTTACTGCCATAGTCCCATGCGTTATGCCTGGGATTTGACTTTTGATTATCTAAAAGCAAGTAAGTTAGGCAATGGTTTACCAGGGTGGGCAACGCGGTATTTACTGCATCGTTTGCGCTTTTGGGATGTGTTAACGGCAAATCGCGTTGATTATTTTATTGCTAACTCACAGCATACAGCTCGTCGAATTTGGCGCTGCTATCGACGAGAAGCAAAGGTAATTTATCCACCGGTGAATATTGAAGGTTTGCCATTTTTTTCTCAGAAAGAGGATTTTTACCTAATAGTTTCCCGGTTAGTAAGTTACAAACAAGTATCTTTAATTGTCAAAGCTTTTAATCAACTCCAACGACCTTTAGTAGTAATTGGTACAGGACCAGAGATGAAAAAAATTCAGGAAATAGCGGATTCTCATATACAAATACTGGGGTGGCAACCTGATGATGTAGTAAAAAGATATATGGCTAGTGCCAAAGCGTTTGTGTATGCAGCTTGTGAAGACTTTGGCATTGCCTTGGTAGAAGCACAAGCTTCTGGTACGCCGGTGATTGCTTATGGTGCAGGTGGTGCTTTAGAAACTGTGCGGGATATTCGCGTTTGTAAAGTGGGTACAGGGACGGGTATATTCTTTAAAAATCAGACTCAGACAGACCTTGTAGAGGCAGTAGAAACCTTTGAAGCGTATGAGGGTAAGTTTAATCCAGAATATGCGCGATCGCACGCTGCCCAATTTTCTCCACAAATATTTGCAGAACGTTATCTAGATTTTTTAAATACGTGCAACGAAAAAAGACCATTCTTGGAGTAA
- a CDS encoding YdcF family protein: protein MKRKVSKRHRLRLVRLVLAIAFILAGIIPGRIAIAFYQAPIPQAILVLGSASERMEFAARFWHRHSHLDIWVSDYAWNLDVNRRIFHSFGVPNQRLHLDGRATDTVTNFTSLVEDFVSQKLQHIYLITSDYHMKRARAIALHRLR, encoded by the coding sequence ATGAAACGCAAAGTCTCTAAACGCCATCGCTTGAGATTGGTAAGGCTCGTTTTGGCGATCGCATTTATATTAGCTGGTATTATTCCTGGTAGGATAGCGATCGCCTTTTATCAAGCCCCAATACCCCAGGCTATTTTAGTTTTGGGGAGTGCTTCCGAAAGAATGGAGTTTGCTGCCCGATTTTGGCACAGGCACTCTCATTTAGATATTTGGGTTTCTGATTATGCCTGGAACTTGGATGTGAATCGCCGTATTTTTCACTCCTTTGGTGTTCCGAATCAGCGGTTGCATTTAGATGGTAGAGCAACGGATACTGTGACTAATTTTACGAGTTTGGTAGAAGATTTTGTCAGCCAGAAGTTACAGCATATTTATCTGATTACGTCAGATTATCACATGAAGAGGGCAAGAGCGATCGCTCTTCATCGTCTTCGGTAG
- a CDS encoding NAD-dependent epimerase, translating into MSSILVTGVAGFIGFYLCQKLLSQGDTVVGLDNLNDYYDVKLKCDRLQELQENENFSFYKLNLADRESIAKLFRDHQFDIVVNLAAQAGVRYSIKNPHAYTDSNLGGFINILEGCRYSQVKHLVFASSSSVYGANTKIPFSVNDNVDRPISLYAATKKANELMAYTYSHLYCLPATGLRFFTVYGPWGRPDMAYYSFTKSILAGEPINVFNYGKMQRDFTYIDDIIEGVVRVIDKIPTPDLDASIPPYKIYNIGNNQPVELLHFIEVLESHLGKKAQKNFLPMQPGDVEITYADVDDLVRDVGFRPNTPIEVGLNKFTSWFKSYYGI; encoded by the coding sequence ATGAGTTCTATTTTAGTTACAGGTGTAGCTGGTTTCATTGGTTTTTACCTCTGTCAAAAACTCCTATCTCAAGGCGATACAGTTGTCGGCTTAGATAATTTAAACGACTATTACGATGTTAAACTCAAATGCGATCGCCTTCAGGAACTACAGGAAAATGAGAACTTTAGCTTTTATAAATTAAACTTAGCAGATCGAGAAAGTATAGCTAAATTATTTAGAGATCATCAGTTTGATATTGTAGTCAACCTAGCTGCTCAAGCAGGCGTGCGCTACTCTATCAAAAATCCCCATGCCTACACAGATAGCAATCTAGGCGGTTTCATTAATATTCTGGAAGGTTGCCGTTATTCCCAAGTCAAACATCTAGTATTTGCTTCTTCAAGTTCGGTATACGGAGCCAATACCAAGATACCCTTTTCTGTAAACGACAATGTTGATCGCCCCATTAGCCTCTATGCCGCCACAAAAAAAGCTAATGAACTGATGGCATATACGTATAGTCATCTGTATTGCCTTCCAGCTACAGGACTACGCTTTTTTACAGTATATGGACCTTGGGGTCGTCCTGATATGGCTTACTATTCCTTTACAAAATCAATCTTGGCAGGTGAACCAATTAACGTATTCAATTATGGCAAGATGCAACGAGACTTTACTTATATCGACGATATTATTGAAGGTGTGGTGAGGGTTATTGATAAAATCCCTACACCAGATTTAGATGCGAGCATTCCTCCTTATAAAATCTATAACATCGGCAACAATCAACCCGTAGAACTACTACACTTTATTGAAGTGCTAGAAAGTCATTTGGGTAAAAAAGCACAGAAAAATTTTTTGCCAATGCAACCAGGTGATGTTGAAATCACATATGCCGATGTTGATGATCTCGTTCGAGATGTCGGGTTCAGACCAAATACACCAATTGAAGTAGGATTAAATAAATTTACATCGTGGTTCAAGTCCTACTATGGCATTTAG
- a CDS encoding reverse transcriptase/maturase family protein codes for MRNAETVLSVIRDRGYRGLPLDDIYRQLFNPNLYLLAYSRIYKNDGAMTQGVTPETVDGMSIKKIENLIEDIRYERFRWTPVRRINIPKKNGKTRPLGIPTWNDKLVQEVIRLILEAYYEPQFSNSSHGFRPNRGCHTALTIIDRTWQGTKWFIEGDIRGCFDNIDHKILMSILREKIQDNRFLRLIENLLKAGYCEQWKYYSTLSGTPQGSIISPILANIYLDKFDTFIEQTLIREYTSGKCRAENSEYSKLVKLAWYFRKHGQFDKARQLEIKYQKMPSKDVRDPEYRRLKYVRYADDFLLGFIGSFQEAKEIKEKLKTFLAENLQLELSPEKTLITNARNEAASFLGYEILVQYSDDKHTNGKRSINGIIALRIPARFLEEKCALYMRNGKPIHRPELINDDDFTIINIFQSEFRGYVQFYSLAQNIAWLRKLQWVMSSSLMKTLACKYRTSVAKICAKFNKTVKLPQGLRKCVEITVPVEGKKPLVARFGGIQLKRNLKATILDLPTNRKPAFRNELIKRLLADECEICGAKGNIEVHHIRALKDLKIKGRKEKPQWMQIMSARRRKTLMVCPQCHDAIHAGKPTCNRVS; via the coding sequence ATGCGAAATGCCGAAACGGTTTTAAGTGTAATTCGAGACAGAGGTTATCGTGGTTTACCTCTGGATGATATCTACAGGCAACTTTTCAATCCAAATCTGTACCTTTTAGCGTACAGCCGCATCTATAAAAATGATGGGGCGATGACGCAAGGGGTTACACCAGAAACTGTTGATGGGATGTCCATTAAAAAGATTGAAAACCTCATAGAAGATATTCGCTATGAACGTTTTCGGTGGACACCAGTACGGCGAATTAATATTCCCAAGAAAAATGGGAAAACTCGACCCCTGGGTATTCCCACATGGAATGATAAATTGGTTCAAGAAGTAATACGTTTAATATTAGAAGCGTACTACGAACCTCAATTTTCCAACAGCAGTCATGGTTTTAGACCCAATCGTGGATGCCATACGGCATTAACAATAATAGACCGCACTTGGCAAGGAACCAAGTGGTTTATCGAAGGAGATATCCGTGGATGCTTTGACAATATAGACCATAAAATCTTAATGTCAATTCTCCGCGAGAAAATCCAAGATAATCGCTTTCTGAGATTGATTGAAAATTTGCTAAAAGCAGGTTATTGTGAGCAATGGAAATATTACTCTACCCTGAGCGGAACGCCGCAAGGCTCGATTATATCACCCATACTCGCAAATATCTATCTTGACAAATTCGATACATTTATCGAACAGACACTCATCCGAGAGTATACATCTGGTAAATGTCGGGCAGAAAATTCGGAGTATTCAAAACTCGTAAAACTTGCCTGGTATTTCAGGAAACATGGACAATTTGATAAAGCGCGTCAACTGGAAATTAAATACCAGAAAATGCCTTCTAAAGATGTCCGTGACCCTGAATATAGAAGGCTAAAGTACGTCCGCTATGCAGACGATTTTCTACTTGGTTTTATTGGCTCATTTCAAGAAGCAAAAGAAATTAAGGAAAAGCTAAAGACATTTTTAGCTGAAAACCTTCAGTTGGAATTGTCTCCAGAAAAGACCTTAATTACTAACGCCAGGAATGAAGCAGCAAGCTTTTTAGGGTACGAAATTTTAGTTCAATATTCCGACGATAAGCATACCAATGGTAAACGCTCGATTAATGGAATTATTGCACTAAGAATCCCAGCAAGATTTCTAGAAGAAAAGTGCGCTCTATATATGAGGAATGGTAAACCCATTCATCGCCCTGAACTAATAAATGATGATGATTTTACTATTATCAACATTTTCCAATCAGAATTTAGAGGGTACGTACAATTCTATAGCCTTGCTCAAAATATTGCATGGCTCCGAAAACTTCAATGGGTTATGTCGAGTTCACTGATGAAAACTCTTGCCTGTAAATACAGAACTAGCGTGGCTAAAATTTGCGCTAAGTTCAATAAGACGGTAAAGCTTCCACAAGGCTTAAGAAAGTGCGTAGAAATAACCGTTCCAGTAGAAGGTAAGAAACCTTTAGTCGCTCGCTTCGGCGGCATACAATTAAAACGCAACCTAAAAGCAACCATTCTAGACCTGCCAACAAATAGAAAACCCGCGTTCAGAAATGAACTAATTAAACGGCTTCTTGCGGATGAATGTGAGATTTGTGGGGCAAAAGGTAACATTGAAGTTCACCATATTCGCGCTCTTAAAGACCTCAAAATAAAGGGCAGAAAGGAAAAACCGCAATGGATGCAAATTATGTCCGCACGTAGAAGGAAAACTCTCATGGTCTGCCCTCAATGCCATGATGCAATACACGCTGGTAAACCAACATGTAACCGAGTCTCGTGA
- a CDS encoding GDP-L-fucose synthase family protein, with amino-acid sequence MTALELKNKRILVTGGAGFLGRQVIEKLCQAGADRQKITVTRSRDCDLRLLENCQRAADQQDIIIHLAAHVGGIGLNREKPAELFYDNLMMGTQLIHAAYQAGVEKFVCVGTICAYPKFTPVPFKEDDLWNGYPEETNAPYGVAKKALLVQLQAYRQQYNFNGIYLLPVNLYGPEDNFDPSSSHVIPALIRKVHEAQIQGEKKLPVWGDGSPTREFLYSEDAARGIVMGTQLYNDFEPVNLGTGYEISIRDLINLICELMQFDGEIVWETDQPNGQPRRCLDTERAKQAFGFTAEVDFKQGLKNTIEWWRKNAA; translated from the coding sequence ATGACCGCCTTAGAACTGAAAAATAAACGAATTCTCGTTACCGGTGGGGCTGGGTTTCTGGGGCGTCAGGTAATAGAAAAGCTGTGTCAGGCTGGAGCCGATCGCCAAAAAATCACAGTTACGCGATCGCGTGATTGCGATTTACGTCTTCTAGAAAATTGCCAACGCGCAGCTGACCAACAAGACATTATTATCCACCTAGCGGCTCACGTTGGCGGTATCGGTCTCAACCGTGAAAAACCCGCAGAGTTGTTCTACGACAACTTGATGATGGGTACACAGTTAATTCATGCTGCTTACCAAGCTGGAGTAGAAAAATTTGTTTGTGTTGGCACTATCTGCGCCTATCCCAAATTTACTCCAGTACCATTCAAAGAAGATGACCTTTGGAATGGCTACCCAGAAGAAACCAACGCTCCTTATGGAGTTGCCAAAAAAGCGCTTTTAGTGCAACTGCAAGCTTACCGCCAACAGTACAACTTTAATGGCATTTATCTTCTGCCGGTAAATTTATACGGACCTGAAGATAACTTTGACCCTAGTAGTTCCCATGTCATCCCAGCGTTAATTCGCAAAGTTCATGAAGCGCAAATTCAGGGAGAAAAGAAACTGCCAGTTTGGGGTGATGGTAGTCCTACCCGCGAGTTTCTTTATTCTGAAGATGCAGCGCGGGGCATTGTCATGGGCACTCAATTATACAATGATTTTGAACCGGTTAATTTGGGCACCGGTTATGAAATCTCCATCCGCGATTTGATTAATCTGATTTGCGAATTGATGCAGTTTGACGGCGAAATTGTCTGGGAAACTGACCAGCCAAATGGTCAACCCCGTCGCTGTTTGGATACCGAACGGGCAAAACAAGCCTTTGGTTTCACCGCTGAAGTAGATTTTAAGCAGGGGCTGAAGAATACCATCGAGTGGTGGCGTAAAAACGCTGCATAA
- a CDS encoding sugar transferase yields the protein MTAQSSLLSGKRRSLRQDASASTRTFLKGGQKTKTPKFKPKALTLQGLNGEFAKRLFDILFSLLVLILFSPVYLVLTLLIASSSQGPIFYIQERVGKNYKPFNCIKFRTMVSNADEVLMQMMETSPELRQEFESSFKLKHDPRITKIGRFLRITSLDEFPQFWNVLKGDMSVVGPRPLVEEELPKYGSAIEQILTIRPGITGLWQVSGRNDIPYPRRVQIDLHYVKFGNLWLDLWIILKTVGVVVIPKNNGAY from the coding sequence ATGACTGCCCAGAGCTCACTCCTCTCCGGCAAGCGGCGAAGCCTACGGCAAGATGCTAGCGCGTCTACGCGTACTTTCTTAAAAGGTGGTCAAAAAACAAAGACACCTAAATTTAAACCCAAAGCATTGACTTTACAGGGTTTAAACGGAGAGTTTGCCAAGCGACTGTTCGACATTTTGTTTTCGCTGTTAGTACTGATATTGTTTTCGCCTGTTTATTTGGTTTTGACCTTACTGATTGCTTCTAGCTCACAAGGTCCGATTTTTTATATTCAGGAACGAGTCGGCAAAAACTACAAGCCATTTAATTGTATTAAATTCCGAACAATGGTGAGTAATGCTGACGAAGTTCTCATGCAAATGATGGAAACATCACCTGAATTGCGACAAGAGTTTGAGAGTAGTTTTAAGCTCAAACATGACCCCAGAATCACAAAAATTGGTCGATTCTTGCGAATTACCAGCTTGGATGAGTTTCCCCAATTTTGGAATGTTTTAAAAGGGGATATGAGCGTTGTTGGTCCGCGACCTTTAGTAGAAGAAGAGCTGCCAAAGTACGGGTCTGCGATCGAGCAAATTTTAACTATCCGACCAGGAATTACGGGATTGTGGCAAGTTTCAGGGCGCAATGACATTCCCTACCCTCGGAGAGTTCAAATAGATTTACATTATGTCAAATTTGGTAATCTTTGGCTCGATTTATGGATCATCTTGAAAACTGTTGGTGTTGTCGTTATTCCGAAAAATAACGGTGCGTATTGA
- a CDS encoding type II toxin-antitoxin system RelE/ParE family toxin — MMYVFHPEALAEYTEAVQYYAKQRAEVAQAFIDVVEDAVYRIRESPTRWAVLDENVRRCLTQKFPYGILYTIEQDYILILAVMYCSREPGYWKSRR; from the coding sequence ATGATGTATGTATTTCACCCGGAAGCACTCGCTGAATATACTGAAGCTGTGCAGTATTATGCAAAGCAACGTGCTGAGGTAGCGCAAGCTTTTATTGATGTTGTTGAAGATGCAGTCTATCGAATAAGAGAGTCTCCGACTCGTTGGGCTGTGCTTGATGAGAACGTTCGCAGATGTTTGACTCAAAAGTTTCCTTATGGGATTCTTTATACAATTGAGCAGGACTATATTTTGATTTTGGCTGTTATGTATTGCAGTCGAGAGCCAGGATATTGGAAAAGCCGCAGGTAG
- a CDS encoding NAD-dependent epimerase/dehydratase family protein, producing MRILIIGGTRFIGVYLTKVLVESGHKVVLFNRGNRPAPQGVEQITGDRTDAAQLKEKLSQESFDVIFDNNGRELTDTQPLAEIFQHRVQHFVYMSSAGVYLKSDQMPHVEGDAVDPKSRHKGKHETEAFLTQSGLPFTSIRPTYIYGPSNYNELESWFFDRIVRDRPIPIPGNGMHFTQFGHVKDLAKAMTKIVGNKQAIGQIYNVSGDRFVTFDGLARACAVAAGKSPDAVKIVHYDPKKFDFGKRKAFPMRVQHFFASVDKAKTQLNWQPEYDLISGLQDSLQNDYLTSGRDKAEVDFSVDEEILKAIDS from the coding sequence ATGCGAATTTTAATTATCGGTGGTACTCGGTTCATTGGTGTCTATTTAACGAAGGTGCTGGTGGAATCCGGACATAAAGTGGTACTGTTCAATCGTGGCAATCGTCCTGCACCGCAAGGAGTAGAACAAATTACAGGCGATCGCACTGACGCTGCCCAGCTTAAAGAAAAGTTATCACAAGAAAGTTTCGATGTCATTTTTGACAATAACGGACGGGAACTTACTGATACTCAACCATTGGCGGAAATTTTTCAACACAGAGTACAACATTTTGTTTACATGAGTTCGGCTGGCGTGTATCTCAAATCCGATCAAATGCCTCATGTAGAAGGAGATGCAGTCGATCCAAAAAGTCGCCACAAAGGTAAGCACGAAACGGAAGCATTTTTAACACAATCCGGATTGCCTTTTACGTCGATTCGTCCAACTTACATTTATGGTCCGAGTAATTATAACGAGTTGGAAAGTTGGTTTTTTGATAGAATTGTACGCGATCGCCCGATTCCCATCCCCGGTAATGGAATGCATTTTACACAATTTGGTCATGTAAAAGACTTGGCAAAGGCAATGACTAAGATTGTAGGCAATAAACAAGCCATAGGGCAAATTTATAATGTGTCAGGCGATCGCTTTGTCACTTTTGATGGTTTAGCCCGTGCTTGTGCTGTCGCTGCTGGTAAATCACCCGATGCGGTGAAAATCGTCCATTATGACCCGAAAAAGTTTGATTTTGGCAAGCGCAAAGCTTTCCCCATGCGGGTGCAACATTTCTTTGCCTCGGTGGACAAAGCAAAGACACAATTGAATTGGCAGCCTGAGTATGATTTAATTTCTGGGCTACAAGATTCTTTACAGAATGATTATCTCACTTCAGGGCGCGATAAAGCTGAGGTAGATTTCTCTGTGGATGAGGAGATTTTGAAAGCGATTGATAGTTAG